Proteins co-encoded in one Hyalangium ruber genomic window:
- a CDS encoding MarR family winged helix-turn-helix transcriptional regulator: MSTTQRLREAAQAFTLGLEKYMGAHINTPEGAEDIRVVMDSIRRVVRLLRVSARASERFVGISGAQLFVLQQLADAGACSIGELAERTLTHQSSVSVVVSRLIERGLVRRRASASDGRRAEVRLSPAGRALLRRSPAMAQAQLIAGLRRLEPPTRASLARGLEALVREIGADTQAPTLFFEDELPSGRRPRTRNHEEA, encoded by the coding sequence GTGTCGACGACTCAGCGCTTGCGAGAGGCGGCCCAGGCCTTTACCCTCGGCCTGGAGAAATATATGGGAGCCCATATAAATACCCCGGAGGGCGCGGAGGACATCCGCGTGGTGATGGATTCCATCCGGCGTGTGGTGCGCCTGTTGCGCGTCTCCGCCCGGGCCTCCGAGCGGTTCGTGGGCATCAGTGGCGCCCAGCTCTTCGTCCTCCAGCAGCTCGCGGATGCAGGGGCCTGCTCCATCGGTGAGCTGGCCGAACGCACCCTCACGCACCAGAGCTCCGTCTCCGTCGTCGTGAGCCGGCTCATCGAGCGCGGGCTCGTCCGCCGGCGGGCCTCGGCGTCGGATGGTCGGCGCGCGGAGGTGCGCCTTTCGCCCGCCGGGCGTGCGCTCCTGCGGCGCTCACCCGCCATGGCGCAGGCCCAGCTCATCGCCGGGCTGCGGCGCCTGGAGCCCCCCACGCGCGCCTCGCTCGCCCGAGGGCTCGAGGCGCTGGTGCGTGAGATTGGCGCCGACACGCAAGCTCCCACCCTCTTCTTTGAAGACGAGCTCCCCTCGGGGCGCCGTCCGCGGACAAGGAACCATGAAGAAGCCTGA
- a CDS encoding LysR family transcriptional regulator yields MSKLHETPGAVPAVDLSSVNLNLLVALDALLTEGSVTRAATRLGVTQSALSHTLRQLREVFGDALLIRGRGGMVLTPRAQQLAAPIRRGLLELQRALREEPVFEPRTTAHRFSIAARDYFAFVLLPPLLELLGREAPRVDLDLRPVDERRTPERLESGEVDLIIGAFVGEAPALRQQRLFQEEFACVVRAQHPEVKRRLEFEQYLRLPHLLISTSGEGEGVVDRELTKIGRSRRIALRVPYFLAAPLVIVRSELVLTAPRRMVEKFASAWPLQVLKPPLALPAFSAFQVWHERYDDDPAHRWLRGMVARAAASLA; encoded by the coding sequence ATGAGCAAGCTTCATGAAACGCCTGGAGCCGTCCCCGCGGTGGATCTCTCCAGCGTCAACCTGAACCTCCTGGTGGCCTTGGACGCGCTGCTCACCGAGGGAAGTGTCACCCGGGCGGCCACCCGCCTGGGCGTCACCCAATCCGCCCTGAGCCACACGCTGCGCCAGCTCCGAGAGGTGTTCGGTGACGCGCTGCTCATCCGGGGGCGCGGCGGCATGGTGCTCACGCCCCGCGCGCAGCAGTTGGCCGCTCCTATTCGCCGGGGGCTGCTGGAGCTTCAGCGCGCCCTGCGCGAGGAGCCCGTCTTCGAGCCGCGCACCACCGCACACCGATTCAGCATCGCCGCGCGCGACTACTTCGCCTTCGTGCTCCTTCCTCCGCTGCTGGAGTTGCTGGGCCGAGAGGCGCCGCGCGTGGACCTGGACCTGCGGCCCGTGGACGAGCGGCGGACCCCCGAGCGGCTGGAGAGCGGCGAGGTGGATCTCATCATCGGCGCCTTCGTGGGGGAGGCCCCTGCCTTGCGCCAGCAGCGCCTCTTCCAGGAGGAGTTCGCCTGTGTCGTCCGCGCGCAGCACCCGGAGGTGAAGCGCCGGCTGGAGTTCGAGCAATACTTGCGCCTGCCCCATCTGTTGATCAGCACCAGCGGCGAGGGCGAGGGCGTGGTCGACCGGGAGCTGACCAAGATCGGGCGCTCGAGGCGCATCGCCCTGCGCGTGCCCTACTTCCTCGCCGCGCCGCTGGTCATCGTCCGCTCGGAGCTGGTGCTGACCGCCCCGCGCCGGATGGTGGAGAAATTCGCCAGCGCCTGGCCGCTCCAGGTGCTCAAGCCCCCCCTGGCCCTGCCTGCCTTCAGCGCCTTCCAGGTGTGGCACGAGCGGTACGACGATGACCCGGCGCACCGGTGGCTGCGAGGCATGGTGGCGCGCGCCGCGGCCAGCCTCGCCTGA